A single window of Anomaloglossus baeobatrachus isolate aAnoBae1 chromosome 5, aAnoBae1.hap1, whole genome shotgun sequence DNA harbors:
- the FAM210B gene encoding protein FAM210B, mitochondrial has protein sequence MLLVPGLLLRRGPVLRPAFRGLCLGPARLRCVREAGVLRPPALCSLPELTAMNVRTYTAQGTGELSGVSSDNDGQKLSKTQQLKRVFKEYGGVAVAFHVGISLVSLGIFYALVSSGLDVPSLLLKVGFSEAVVQSKLASGTSTFVLAYAVHKLFAPVRISITVVSVPFLVRYFRRTGFFKPPS, from the exons ATGCTGCTTGTCCCGGGACTTCTCCTCCGCCGGGGCCCGGTGCTGCGGCCTGCCTTCCGCGGCCTGTGTCTGGGGCCGGCGCGGCTGCGGTGTGTACGAGAGGCCGGGGTTCTGCGGCCTCCTGCTCTCTGCTCCCTGCCGGAGCTCACAGCCATGAATGTCAGGACGTACACGGCTCAG GGCACCGGTGAGCTGTCTGGCGTCTCTTCAGATAATGACGGGCAGAAGCTAAGCAAGACGCAGCAGCTGAAGCGAGTCTTCAAGGAGTACGGAGGAGTCGCCGTGGCGTTCCACGTTGGGATTTCACTGGTGTCACTGGGAATATTCTATGCACTGGTCTCCAG CGGTCTGGACGTCCCGTCGCTACTTCTTAAAGTGGGCTTCAGTGAGGCGGTGGTCCAGTCTAAGCTGGCGTCCGGCACCAGTACCTTCGTGCTGGCATACGCCGTTCATAAACTATTTGCCCCTGTGCGGATCAGCATCACCGTCGTGTCCGTTCCCTTCCTTGTCAGGTACTTCAGAAGGACCGGTTTCTTCAAGCCTCCCTCATAA